The following coding sequences are from one Humulus lupulus chromosome X, drHumLupu1.1, whole genome shotgun sequence window:
- the LOC133807282 gene encoding uncharacterized protein LOC133807282 isoform X4 produces the protein MTGGRCHRRKKMMGRGAVGGCGTEERPCPVSRVPVKIPATLPEVAEKTVSSVSVDFFSQAKKSLCLRSPFDSSDEALVSTVPTLPSGLARFLSRQSDSRKRHKKSHSGAEKKKSSRPSEKSKISNIWVETEEYFRDLTMSDIDALSEVSLFSTSATRKYFLIPGLGNARGAHAGCCSEEKVKFSNENGNFQDENVNSGHANEVVIENATGEKENEIVKEEVKVEDDEQSMDIDGVEDADMAQKTSSSVSEPSRGLEWLLGSRNKICLTTERPSKKRKLLGGDAGLEKVLVASSCDGNTSLCHFCSTDDSGKELNRLVSCSSCQVSVHRKCYGVQEDVDSSWLCSWCKQTTDSKDSTKPCVLCPKQGGALKPAHKSVKNEESVDFAHLFCSQWMPDVYVEDLVKMEPIMNIEAIKETHKKLVCNICKVKWGACVRCSHVSFLFGSGSCRTSFHPLCAREASHRMEVWGKHGCDNVELRAFCSKHSEVLDKSITYRSANPSVVSGSNSDSMDHLSEKENVSHRNGENTAVQLEVPDIISDRRDGESQGWNDSQPPNDLGTLEWGSDDVNVSNSNFILILKKLVDRGRINVEDVASEIGISSDSLSASLAGDTVVPDVQCKILKWFKSNVHLSSLHKNLKESDVADPVAVKSVPPRRRTKGNIRILNDPKMSKQSSQEIFIDKESIVNEVKADLPIGKEPEKSSEVSILHTVEKNLTDPGGVQLSTSMCLNEGSPVERSNCNSQQSGQAEDVSIPQDSSVNADENPPCSVADLAVPSLLKTEAEAFHSFYMHPDICKKLLQMQSKVDVKTAATFEFNDGSKDGDISRFEVPTNTSDCCIHPTKYPRCEEKTCKADGVTLEELVLARKMGILDLSPKDEVEGEIIYYQSRLLSNAVARERFTDNLKFNVAKSLPRDVDLASMNRWDDVLVTQYLYELREAKKQGRKERRHKEAQAVLAAATAAAAASSRSSSFRKDAFEETTHQENMMKLNTTSVRFGGGSQLIPRAKETLQRVAAPRISLEKQTDFAQSLIDFSKEHPRSCDICRRSETILNPILVCCSCKVAVHLDCYRSVKESTGPWYCELCEELSSSRSSGAPAVNFWEKPYFVAECGLCGGTTGAFRKSSNGQWVHAFCAEWVFESRFKRGQVNSVEEMETVSKAVDLCLICRRKYGVCIKCNYGHCQATFHPSCARSAGFHMNIVKTSGGKQQHKAYCEKHSLEQRAKAETQRHGIEELKRFKQVRVELERLRLLCDRIIKREKLKRDLVFSSHEILSVKRDHVARSLLVQSPSFLHDVSSESVTTSLKGNTDGYKSCSEAIQRSDDITVDSTISVKHRSKVSGTMDDQRTEDDCTTSHNHLTRNHMERPQFSGKQIPHRPSVASNLVDDGGWRSKLKKQETFGKELVMTSDQANVKNMRLPKGYAYVPADCLSNEKQINQDSCSGEPLEPGG, from the exons ATGACCGGAGGGAGATGTCACCGGCGGAAGAAGATGATGGGCAGGGGTGCGGTCGGAGGTTGTGGCACCGAGGAGAGGCCTTGTCCAGTGTCTAGGGTTCCGGTGAAGATTCCGGCGACTCTACCGGAGGTTGCAGAGAAGACGGTGTCGTCAGTTAGTGTCGATTTCTTTTCGCAAGCTAAGAAATCTTTGTGTTTGCGCTCTCCGTTTGATAGTTCCGATGAGGCTTTGGTATCGACTGTGCCCACCTTGCCGAGTGGGTTGGCTAGATTTTTGTCTAGGCAGTCAGATAGTCGGAAACGGCACAAGAAGTCTCATTCGGGTGCGGAGAAGAAGAAGTCTTCTCGGCCCAGTGAAAAATCCAAAATCTCTAACATTTGGGTTGAAACTGAAGAGTACTTCAGGGACTTGACAATGTCGGATATAGACGCGTTGTCCGAGGTGTCTCTGTTTAGTACTTCAGCTACTCGCAAGTATTTCTTGATTCCGGGTTTGGGAAATGCTAGGGGAGCACATGCAGGTTGTTGCAGTGAAGAGAAGGTGAAGTTCAGCAATGAAAATGGGAATTTCCAAGATGAGAATGTAAATTCTGGACATGCAAATGAGGTCGTTATAGAAAACGCTACTGGTGAAAAGGAAAATGAGATTGTGAAAGAGGAGGTAAAAGTAGAGGACGACGAGCAGTCTATGGACATTGATGGTGTGGAAGATGCTGATATGGCCCAGAAAACAAGTTCTTCCGTTTCAGAACCGTCTCGCGGTCTTGAATGGCTTTTAGGTTCGAGGAATAAGATTTGTTTGACTACGGAGCGTCCTTCGAAGAAACGAAAGCTTCTAGGGGGTGATGCAGGGTTGGAGAAAGTTTTGGTAGCTTCTTCTTGTGATGGGAATACATCCTTATGCCATTTTTGCTCCACTGATGATTCGGGGAAAGAATTGAACCGGTTGGTATCCTGTAGTTCTTGTCAGGTTTCTGTTCATCGGAAGTGTTATGGCGTACAAGAGGATGTAGACTCATCATGGCTGTGTTCATGGTGTAAACAGACGACTGATAGTAAGGATTCAACAAAGCCATGTGTCCTTTGCCCGAAGCAGGGTGGTGCTTTGAAACCTGCTCATAAAAGTGTTAAGAATGAAGAATCCGTGGATTTTGCTCATTTGTTTTGCTCTCAGTGGATGCCCGATGTTTATGTTGAGGACTTAGTGAAGATGGAGCCGATTATGAATATTGAAGCAATAAAAGAAACTCACAAAAAGCTAGTGTGTAACATATGCAAGGTGAAGTGGGGCGCTTGCGTTCGGTGCAGTCACG tttcttttctttttggttcAGGAAGTTGCAGGACTTCTTTTCATCCTCTATGTGCAAGGGAGGCTAGTCACAGAATGGAAGTTTGGGGAAAACATGGTTGTGATAAT GTTGAGTTAAGGGCTTTTTGTTCAAAGCACTCGGAAGTACTGGATAAAAGCATTACCTATCGGTCAGCAAACCCTTCTGTAGTTTCTGGAAGTAATTCTGATTCCATGGACCATCTTTCTGAGAAGGAAAATGTTAGCCATAGAAATGGAGAAAATACTGCAGTCCAATTAGAAGTGCCTGACATCATTTCTGACAGGCGTGATGGTGAATCTCAAGGGTGGAATGATTCACAGCCACCTAATGATCTGGGGACCCTTGAATGGGGCAGTGATGATGTTAATGTATCCAACtcaaattttatattaattttgaaGAAG TTGGTTGATCGCGGGAGAATAAATGTGGAAGACGTAGCATCTGAAATTGGCATCTCATCAGATTCTCTGTCTGCCTCGCTTGCT GGTGATACTGTAGTCCCTGATGTGCAGTGTAAAATACTTAAATGGTTTAAAAGCAATGTGCACTTATCTAGTCTACATAAAAATTTGAAAG AATCTGATGTTGCGGATCCTGTAGCTGTTAAATCAGTACCCCCACGACGTAGAACCAAAGGCAATATTAGGATTTTAAATGATCCCAAAATGTCAAAACAGTCATCTCAGGAGATTTTTATTGACAAAGAGTCAATAGTGAACGAGGTCAAGGCAGATCTACCAATTGGCAAAGAACCTGAGAAATCAAGCGAAGTATCCATTCTCCATACTGTTGAAAAG AACTTGACTGATCCTGGAGGGGTTCAACTTTCTACATCAATGTGCTTAAATGAAG GCAGCCCAGTTGAACGTTCAAACTGCAACTCTCAACAAAGTGGTCAAGCAGAGGATGTTTCTATTCCTCAGGATTCTTCGGTGAATGCAGATGAAAATCCACCTTGTTCAGTTGCAGATTTAGCTGTTCCTAGTCTCCT AAAAACTGAAGCAGAGGCCTTTCATAGTTTCTATATGCATCCAGATATTTGCAAGAAACTACTGCAGATGCAGAGTAAGGTGGATGTAAAGACAGCTGCGACATTTGAGTTTAATGATG GTTCCAAAGATGGGGATATATCTCGTTTTGAGGTGCCCACTAACACCAGCGACTGTTGTATTCACCCAACTAAATATCCAAGGTGCGAAGAGAAGACTTGTAAAGCTGATGGAGTGACTTTAGAAGAGTTAGTTTTGGCTAGGAAAATGGGAATTCTGGATCTTTCTCCCAAAGATGAAGTGGAGGGGGAAATCATTTATTATCAGAGCAGGTTGCTGAGTAATGCAGTTGCAAGAGAGCGCTTTACTG ataatttaaaatttaatgttGCCAAGAGTCTGCCACGGGATGTTGATCTGGCTAGTATGAACAGATGGGATGATGTCCTTGTTACCCAGTATCTTTATGAGCTTAGGGAGGCAAAGAAGCAAGGGAGAAAGGAGAGAAGGCACAAGGAGGCACAAGCTGTGCTAGCAGCTGCAACTGCTGCTGCTGCCGCTTCTTCTAGGTCCTCTTCATTTAGGAAAGATGCCTTTGAGGAAACTACTCATCAAGAG AACATGATGAAGTTGAATACGACCAGTGTGAGGTTTGGAGGTGGTTCTCAGCTGATCCCACGGGCAAAAGAGACTCTTCAAAGAGTGGCTGCCCCTAGGATTTCGCTAGAGAAGCAAACTGATTTTGCACAGTCACTTATAGATTTCTCTAAAGAACACCCTAGATCATGTGACATCTGCAGACGTTCTGAGACAATATTAAATCCTATCCTAGTCTGTTGTAGTTGCAAG GTTGCAGTTCACCTGGATTGCTATCGTAGTGTTAAGGAATCTACTGGTCCATGGTACTGTGAGTTATGTGAAGAATTATCATCATCCAGAAGTTCTGGAGCTCCAGCTGTCAACTTCTGGGAGAAACCTTATTTTGTTGCTGAATGTGGGTTGTGCGGTGGCACAACTGGCGCTTTTAGGAAATCCTCTAATGGTCAATGGGTCCATGCTTTCTGTGCTGAG TGGGTCTTTGAGTCAAGATTCAAAAGAGGACAAGTAAATTCGGTTGAAGAAATG GAGACTGTGTCAAAGGCAGTGGACTTGTGCCTTATCTGCCGTCGCAAATATGGTGTTTGCATTAAG TGCAATTATGGCCATTGTCAGGCAACATTTCATCCATCCTGTGCCAGAAGTGCCGGTTTTCACATGAACATAGTAAAGACCTCTGGTGGAAAGCAGCAGCACAAGGCTTACTGTGAAAAGCATAGCTTGGAGCAAAGGGCTAAG GCTGAAACACAAAGACACGGAATTGAGGAGTTAAAGCGTTTTAAGCAAGTTAGG GTTGAGCTAGAGAGGTTACGTCTTCTTTGTGACAGGATCATCAAACGTGAAAAATTAAAG CGGGATCTGGTTTTTAGCTCACATGAGATACTTTCTGTGAAAAGAGATCATGTGGCTCGTTCTTTGCTTGTTCAAAGTCCCTCCTTTCTTCACGATGTCAGTTCAGAATCCGTTACAACATCTCTTAAGGGCAACACAGATGGTTATAAATCATGCAGTGAAGCAATTCAACGTTCAGATGACATAACCGTGGACAGCACAATTTCTGTCAAGCACCGAAGTAAAGTGTCTGGTACCATGGATGACCAAAGGACGGAAGATGACTGCACCACATCTCATAATCATCTTACCCGGAACCATATGGAGAGGCCACAATTTTCAGGAAAACAGATTCCTCATAGACCTTCCGTCGCCAGTAATCTCGTAGATGATGGAGGATGGAGGTCAAAGTTGAAAAAG CAAGAGACATTTGGGAAAGAGCTGGTAATGACATCAGATCAAGCGAATGTGAAAAACATGCGCTTACCTAAAGGTTATGCATATGTTCCTGCTGATTGTCTTTCAAATGAGAAGCAGATCAATCAGGACTCCTGCTCTGGTGAACCATTAGAACCTGGTGGGTAG
- the LOC133807282 gene encoding uncharacterized protein LOC133807282 isoform X1, producing MTGGRCHRRKKMMGRGAVGGCGTEERPCPVSRVPVKIPATLPEVAEKTVSSVSVDFFSQAKKSLCLRSPFDSSDEALVSTVPTLPSGLARFLSRQSDSRKRHKKSHSGAEKKKSSRPSEKSKISNIWVETEEYFRDLTMSDIDALSEVSLFSTSATRKYFLIPGLGNARGAHAGCCSEEKVKFSNENGNFQDENVNSGHANEVVIENATGEKENEIVKEEVKVEDDEQSMDIDGVEDADMAQKTSSSVSEPSRGLEWLLGSRNKICLTTERPSKKRKLLGGDAGLEKVLVASSCDGNTSLCHFCSTDDSGKELNRLVSCSSCQVSVHRKCYGVQEDVDSSWLCSWCKQTTDSKDSTKPCVLCPKQGGALKPAHKSVKNEESVDFAHLFCSQWMPDVYVEDLVKMEPIMNIEAIKETHKKLVCNICKVKWGACVRCSHVSFLFGSGSCRTSFHPLCAREASHRMEVWGKHGCDNVELRAFCSKHSEVLDKSITYRSANPSVVSGSNSDSMDHLSEKENVSHRNGENTAVQLEVPDIISDRRDGESQGWNDSQPPNDLGTLEWGSDDVNVSNSNFILILKKLVDRGRINVEDVASEIGISSDSLSASLAGDTVVPDVQCKILKWFKSNVHLSSLHKNLKESDVADPVAVKSVPPRRRTKGNIRILNDPKMSKQSSQEIFIDKESIVNEVKADLPIGKEPEKSSEVSILHTVEKVLLNLTDPGGVQLSTSMCLNEAGSPVERSNCNSQQSGQAEDVSIPQDSSVNADENPPCSVADLAVPSLLKTEAEAFHSFYMHPDICKKLLQMQSKVDVKTAATFEFNDGSKDGDISRFEVPTNTSDCCIHPTKYPRCEEKTCKADGVTLEELVLARKMGILDLSPKDEVEGEIIYYQSRLLSNAVARERFTDNLKFNVAKSLPRDVDLASMNRWDDVLVTQYLYELREAKKQGRKERRHKEAQAVLAAATAAAAASSRSSSFRKDAFEETTHQENMMKLNTTSVRFGGGSQLIPRAKETLQRVAAPRISLEKQTDFAQSLIDFSKEHPRSCDICRRSETILNPILVCCSCKVAVHLDCYRSVKESTGPWYCELCEELSSSRSSGAPAVNFWEKPYFVAECGLCGGTTGAFRKSSNGQWVHAFCAEWVFESRFKRGQVNSVEEMETVSKAVDLCLICRRKYGVCIKCNYGHCQATFHPSCARSAGFHMNIVKTSGGKQQHKAYCEKHSLEQRAKAETQRHGIEELKRFKQVRVELERLRLLCDRIIKREKLKRDLVFSSHEILSVKRDHVARSLLVQSPSFLHDVSSESVTTSLKGNTDGYKSCSEAIQRSDDITVDSTISVKHRSKVSGTMDDQRTEDDCTTSHNHLTRNHMERPQFSGKQIPHRPSVASNLVDDGGWRSKLKKQETFGKELVMTSDQANVKNMRLPKGYAYVPADCLSNEKQINQDSCSGEPLEPGG from the exons ATGACCGGAGGGAGATGTCACCGGCGGAAGAAGATGATGGGCAGGGGTGCGGTCGGAGGTTGTGGCACCGAGGAGAGGCCTTGTCCAGTGTCTAGGGTTCCGGTGAAGATTCCGGCGACTCTACCGGAGGTTGCAGAGAAGACGGTGTCGTCAGTTAGTGTCGATTTCTTTTCGCAAGCTAAGAAATCTTTGTGTTTGCGCTCTCCGTTTGATAGTTCCGATGAGGCTTTGGTATCGACTGTGCCCACCTTGCCGAGTGGGTTGGCTAGATTTTTGTCTAGGCAGTCAGATAGTCGGAAACGGCACAAGAAGTCTCATTCGGGTGCGGAGAAGAAGAAGTCTTCTCGGCCCAGTGAAAAATCCAAAATCTCTAACATTTGGGTTGAAACTGAAGAGTACTTCAGGGACTTGACAATGTCGGATATAGACGCGTTGTCCGAGGTGTCTCTGTTTAGTACTTCAGCTACTCGCAAGTATTTCTTGATTCCGGGTTTGGGAAATGCTAGGGGAGCACATGCAGGTTGTTGCAGTGAAGAGAAGGTGAAGTTCAGCAATGAAAATGGGAATTTCCAAGATGAGAATGTAAATTCTGGACATGCAAATGAGGTCGTTATAGAAAACGCTACTGGTGAAAAGGAAAATGAGATTGTGAAAGAGGAGGTAAAAGTAGAGGACGACGAGCAGTCTATGGACATTGATGGTGTGGAAGATGCTGATATGGCCCAGAAAACAAGTTCTTCCGTTTCAGAACCGTCTCGCGGTCTTGAATGGCTTTTAGGTTCGAGGAATAAGATTTGTTTGACTACGGAGCGTCCTTCGAAGAAACGAAAGCTTCTAGGGGGTGATGCAGGGTTGGAGAAAGTTTTGGTAGCTTCTTCTTGTGATGGGAATACATCCTTATGCCATTTTTGCTCCACTGATGATTCGGGGAAAGAATTGAACCGGTTGGTATCCTGTAGTTCTTGTCAGGTTTCTGTTCATCGGAAGTGTTATGGCGTACAAGAGGATGTAGACTCATCATGGCTGTGTTCATGGTGTAAACAGACGACTGATAGTAAGGATTCAACAAAGCCATGTGTCCTTTGCCCGAAGCAGGGTGGTGCTTTGAAACCTGCTCATAAAAGTGTTAAGAATGAAGAATCCGTGGATTTTGCTCATTTGTTTTGCTCTCAGTGGATGCCCGATGTTTATGTTGAGGACTTAGTGAAGATGGAGCCGATTATGAATATTGAAGCAATAAAAGAAACTCACAAAAAGCTAGTGTGTAACATATGCAAGGTGAAGTGGGGCGCTTGCGTTCGGTGCAGTCACG tttcttttctttttggttcAGGAAGTTGCAGGACTTCTTTTCATCCTCTATGTGCAAGGGAGGCTAGTCACAGAATGGAAGTTTGGGGAAAACATGGTTGTGATAAT GTTGAGTTAAGGGCTTTTTGTTCAAAGCACTCGGAAGTACTGGATAAAAGCATTACCTATCGGTCAGCAAACCCTTCTGTAGTTTCTGGAAGTAATTCTGATTCCATGGACCATCTTTCTGAGAAGGAAAATGTTAGCCATAGAAATGGAGAAAATACTGCAGTCCAATTAGAAGTGCCTGACATCATTTCTGACAGGCGTGATGGTGAATCTCAAGGGTGGAATGATTCACAGCCACCTAATGATCTGGGGACCCTTGAATGGGGCAGTGATGATGTTAATGTATCCAACtcaaattttatattaattttgaaGAAG TTGGTTGATCGCGGGAGAATAAATGTGGAAGACGTAGCATCTGAAATTGGCATCTCATCAGATTCTCTGTCTGCCTCGCTTGCT GGTGATACTGTAGTCCCTGATGTGCAGTGTAAAATACTTAAATGGTTTAAAAGCAATGTGCACTTATCTAGTCTACATAAAAATTTGAAAG AATCTGATGTTGCGGATCCTGTAGCTGTTAAATCAGTACCCCCACGACGTAGAACCAAAGGCAATATTAGGATTTTAAATGATCCCAAAATGTCAAAACAGTCATCTCAGGAGATTTTTATTGACAAAGAGTCAATAGTGAACGAGGTCAAGGCAGATCTACCAATTGGCAAAGAACCTGAGAAATCAAGCGAAGTATCCATTCTCCATACTGTTGAAAAGGTACTATTG AACTTGACTGATCCTGGAGGGGTTCAACTTTCTACATCAATGTGCTTAAATGAAG CAGGCAGCCCAGTTGAACGTTCAAACTGCAACTCTCAACAAAGTGGTCAAGCAGAGGATGTTTCTATTCCTCAGGATTCTTCGGTGAATGCAGATGAAAATCCACCTTGTTCAGTTGCAGATTTAGCTGTTCCTAGTCTCCT AAAAACTGAAGCAGAGGCCTTTCATAGTTTCTATATGCATCCAGATATTTGCAAGAAACTACTGCAGATGCAGAGTAAGGTGGATGTAAAGACAGCTGCGACATTTGAGTTTAATGATG GTTCCAAAGATGGGGATATATCTCGTTTTGAGGTGCCCACTAACACCAGCGACTGTTGTATTCACCCAACTAAATATCCAAGGTGCGAAGAGAAGACTTGTAAAGCTGATGGAGTGACTTTAGAAGAGTTAGTTTTGGCTAGGAAAATGGGAATTCTGGATCTTTCTCCCAAAGATGAAGTGGAGGGGGAAATCATTTATTATCAGAGCAGGTTGCTGAGTAATGCAGTTGCAAGAGAGCGCTTTACTG ataatttaaaatttaatgttGCCAAGAGTCTGCCACGGGATGTTGATCTGGCTAGTATGAACAGATGGGATGATGTCCTTGTTACCCAGTATCTTTATGAGCTTAGGGAGGCAAAGAAGCAAGGGAGAAAGGAGAGAAGGCACAAGGAGGCACAAGCTGTGCTAGCAGCTGCAACTGCTGCTGCTGCCGCTTCTTCTAGGTCCTCTTCATTTAGGAAAGATGCCTTTGAGGAAACTACTCATCAAGAG AACATGATGAAGTTGAATACGACCAGTGTGAGGTTTGGAGGTGGTTCTCAGCTGATCCCACGGGCAAAAGAGACTCTTCAAAGAGTGGCTGCCCCTAGGATTTCGCTAGAGAAGCAAACTGATTTTGCACAGTCACTTATAGATTTCTCTAAAGAACACCCTAGATCATGTGACATCTGCAGACGTTCTGAGACAATATTAAATCCTATCCTAGTCTGTTGTAGTTGCAAG GTTGCAGTTCACCTGGATTGCTATCGTAGTGTTAAGGAATCTACTGGTCCATGGTACTGTGAGTTATGTGAAGAATTATCATCATCCAGAAGTTCTGGAGCTCCAGCTGTCAACTTCTGGGAGAAACCTTATTTTGTTGCTGAATGTGGGTTGTGCGGTGGCACAACTGGCGCTTTTAGGAAATCCTCTAATGGTCAATGGGTCCATGCTTTCTGTGCTGAG TGGGTCTTTGAGTCAAGATTCAAAAGAGGACAAGTAAATTCGGTTGAAGAAATG GAGACTGTGTCAAAGGCAGTGGACTTGTGCCTTATCTGCCGTCGCAAATATGGTGTTTGCATTAAG TGCAATTATGGCCATTGTCAGGCAACATTTCATCCATCCTGTGCCAGAAGTGCCGGTTTTCACATGAACATAGTAAAGACCTCTGGTGGAAAGCAGCAGCACAAGGCTTACTGTGAAAAGCATAGCTTGGAGCAAAGGGCTAAG GCTGAAACACAAAGACACGGAATTGAGGAGTTAAAGCGTTTTAAGCAAGTTAGG GTTGAGCTAGAGAGGTTACGTCTTCTTTGTGACAGGATCATCAAACGTGAAAAATTAAAG CGGGATCTGGTTTTTAGCTCACATGAGATACTTTCTGTGAAAAGAGATCATGTGGCTCGTTCTTTGCTTGTTCAAAGTCCCTCCTTTCTTCACGATGTCAGTTCAGAATCCGTTACAACATCTCTTAAGGGCAACACAGATGGTTATAAATCATGCAGTGAAGCAATTCAACGTTCAGATGACATAACCGTGGACAGCACAATTTCTGTCAAGCACCGAAGTAAAGTGTCTGGTACCATGGATGACCAAAGGACGGAAGATGACTGCACCACATCTCATAATCATCTTACCCGGAACCATATGGAGAGGCCACAATTTTCAGGAAAACAGATTCCTCATAGACCTTCCGTCGCCAGTAATCTCGTAGATGATGGAGGATGGAGGTCAAAGTTGAAAAAG CAAGAGACATTTGGGAAAGAGCTGGTAATGACATCAGATCAAGCGAATGTGAAAAACATGCGCTTACCTAAAGGTTATGCATATGTTCCTGCTGATTGTCTTTCAAATGAGAAGCAGATCAATCAGGACTCCTGCTCTGGTGAACCATTAGAACCTGGTGGGTAG